From one Rubrobacter xylanophilus genomic stretch:
- a CDS encoding LuxR C-terminal-related transcriptional regulator, with the protein MGGSYPAGRLGARIMLEQTEEIEVVAEIQSAEEILSRIEELRPDLVILDFDLEGEASALEACREVKSLPCPPRVLVYAACSSQRTIIAADLVGADGYLHKGLGCGERLPEVAVRIHEGQRDWILGPIQENGPEGLRAKIEGAGLTDREREVLSLLMEGRTNREISHKLCLSLNTVKTHVKKVLRKLGVESRRELSG; encoded by the coding sequence TTGGGAGGTAGCTACCCCGCTGGACGGCTCGGCGCGCGGATCATGTTGGAACAGACAGAAGAGATAGAGGTAGTGGCGGAAATCCAAAGCGCGGAAGAGATTCTTAGCCGAATCGAAGAACTGCGCCCTGACTTAGTAATCCTCGACTTTGATCTGGAAGGAGAAGCAAGCGCACTAGAAGCTTGCAGGGAGGTGAAATCGCTACCGTGTCCGCCTCGGGTTTTGGTGTACGCGGCGTGCAGTTCACAGAGGACCATCATCGCGGCGGATCTGGTAGGAGCTGACGGTTACCTACACAAAGGGCTCGGGTGCGGCGAGAGGCTTCCCGAGGTGGCGGTCAGGATTCACGAAGGGCAGAGAGACTGGATCCTGGGACCCATACAAGAGAATGGCCCAGAGGGATTGAGGGCGAAGATTGAGGGGGCCGGACTGACAGACAGGGAGCGAGAAGTGTTGTCCCTGCTCATGGAAGGACGCACCAATAGGGAGATTTCGCACAAACTTTGCTTGAGCCTAAACACGGTTAAGACCCACGTCAAAAAGGTCTTAAGGAAGCTGGGTGTTGAAAGCCGACGGGAGCTTTCAGGTTGA
- a CDS encoding HAMP domain-containing sensor histidine kinase: MRNQGFRRLFVLSFVGIIVVTGLASAIAVGVIFYSLRQQGESLPKVEQQVDDLQRYARSHSEPLLANDEAARSKWERRVDAADGVDYVVLDRRGDFVSGDAASFSLPLTARELAERVNEILVSDDYREETLALVDDGEVSGYLLLKYPLDNSALSTTQRVALISQVALAALLPVVFLILATLVFAWRLGRRINKPVGELRAAVEKIRNRDLDFSIGYDKPDELGELCRAFEDLRKELQESLTREWRQAEEVREMVAALSHDLRTPVTVIQGHVEGLMRAGEDKRAQRLERYLRVMEESSHRIMKLLDDIMLVVNLEQTNFSIQPQPTDLTREFARKGAAYGLRASEHGMRFELEPPSGNGERSGEVYIDPHRLEQMLDNLFENALRYTPTGGKVTVAYSWDAGSLCVAVRDTGPGVPEHEVPRIFDKAYRGTNNAADPNTKKTLGLGLYISKLLVETQDGEISARNLPEGGLEVTFRLPLRGSAPIRPPGSFASVAPEPGSRYQTD, from the coding sequence GTGCGTAATCAGGGTTTCAGGCGCCTGTTCGTCCTAAGCTTCGTGGGCATCATAGTGGTTACCGGGCTAGCCTCAGCGATCGCCGTGGGTGTGATCTTCTACTCGCTCCGGCAGCAGGGCGAGAGCCTTCCCAAGGTCGAGCAACAGGTGGACGACCTGCAACGGTACGCCAGGAGCCACTCCGAACCCCTGCTGGCTAACGATGAGGCGGCACGCTCGAAGTGGGAGCGGAGGGTGGATGCCGCCGACGGCGTCGATTACGTGGTCCTCGACCGGCGAGGCGACTTCGTGAGCGGGGACGCGGCAAGCTTCTCCCTGCCCCTCACGGCCAGAGAGCTTGCCGAGCGGGTGAATGAGATCCTGGTCAGCGACGACTACCGGGAGGAAACCCTCGCACTGGTCGACGATGGGGAGGTGAGCGGCTACCTGTTGCTCAAGTACCCACTGGACAACTCGGCGCTCAGCACCACGCAGCGTGTTGCTTTGATCTCGCAGGTCGCGCTGGCCGCCCTGCTGCCGGTGGTCTTCCTGATCTTAGCCACCCTCGTCTTCGCGTGGAGGCTCGGGCGCAGGATCAACAAGCCCGTCGGAGAGCTCAGGGCCGCGGTGGAGAAGATCCGGAACAGGGATCTGGACTTCAGCATCGGTTACGACAAGCCGGACGAACTCGGAGAGCTCTGTAGGGCCTTCGAGGACCTGCGTAAGGAGCTTCAGGAGTCTCTGACCCGGGAGTGGCGCCAAGCCGAAGAGGTGCGCGAGATGGTGGCGGCCCTATCCCACGACCTCAGGACGCCGGTCACCGTCATCCAGGGACACGTGGAGGGCCTCATGCGGGCCGGAGAGGACAAGAGGGCGCAGAGGCTGGAGCGCTACCTGCGGGTCATGGAGGAGAGCAGCCACCGGATCATGAAGCTGCTGGACGACATAATGCTCGTCGTGAACCTCGAGCAGACCAACTTCTCGATACAGCCGCAACCGACAGATCTTACTAGGGAGTTCGCCCGCAAAGGGGCGGCCTACGGGCTTCGTGCCAGCGAGCACGGCATGCGGTTCGAGCTTGAGCCGCCGAGCGGGAACGGTGAGAGGTCTGGAGAGGTTTACATAGACCCGCATCGTCTGGAGCAGATGCTCGACAACCTCTTCGAGAATGCGCTTCGCTACACGCCGACCGGAGGCAAAGTAACCGTAGCATACTCGTGGGACGCGGGTAGTCTGTGTGTGGCGGTCCGGGACACCGGACCCGGCGTCCCCGAACACGAGGTGCCGCGCATCTTCGACAAGGCGTACCGGGGGACGAACAATGCTGCCGATCCCAACACCAAGAAGACGCTCGGGCTCGGTCTCTACATCTCGAAGCTGCTAGTAGAAACCCAGGATGGCGAGATCTCGGCTCGCAACCTCCCTGAGGGAGGGCTTGAGGTGACCTTCCGCCTGCCCTTGAGAGGCTCCGCACCGATAAGGCCTCCTGGCTCCTTTGCCTCCGTGGCCCCGGAGCCGGGCTCTCGCTACCAAACGGACTAA
- a CDS encoding response regulator transcription factor produces the protein MRMDSGATILLVDDEDRIVDFIKDALEDEGYAVVTATDGERALEVARRKDPDLVILDIMMPKVDGYTVCRVLREDMDIPILLLSAKQSDVDKVLGFSMGADDYVMKPFSIKELLARVEAHLRRQRRSRPEREKLAVLSFGGLTVDLDAHEVRYLGAPIPMTRKEFEIVELLALHPRQVFSRERLYSRIWDLEATGYTDTVTEHVKRIRKKLEAADPNNTYISTVWGVGYKWDPTTG, from the coding sequence ATGCGGATGGATTCCGGAGCGACCATACTTCTTGTGGACGACGAGGATAGGATCGTCGACTTCATAAAAGACGCCCTGGAGGACGAGGGCTACGCCGTCGTGACCGCAACGGACGGCGAGAGGGCCCTGGAGGTGGCCCGCCGGAAGGATCCGGACCTCGTGATCCTGGACATCATGATGCCGAAGGTCGACGGCTACACCGTCTGCCGCGTCCTGAGGGAGGACATGGACATACCAATACTCCTTCTCTCCGCCAAGCAGAGCGACGTGGACAAGGTGTTGGGCTTCAGCATGGGCGCCGACGACTACGTCATGAAGCCGTTCAGCATCAAGGAGCTATTGGCCCGCGTCGAAGCCCACCTGAGGCGACAGCGGCGCTCCAGGCCCGAGCGAGAGAAGCTCGCCGTACTTTCATTCGGGGGACTCACCGTGGACCTGGACGCGCACGAAGTGCGCTACCTGGGGGCGCCCATACCCATGACCCGCAAGGAGTTCGAGATCGTCGAGCTACTCGCGCTGCACCCGCGTCAGGTCTTCTCCAGGGAGCGGCTTTACAGCAGGATCTGGGACCTCGAAGCTACCGGGTACACGGACACGGTCACCGAGCACGTCAAGAGGATACGCAAGAAACTCGAAGCTGCCGACCCGAACAACACCTACATATCTACGGTGTGGGGTGTGGGATACAAGTGGGATCCCACGACCGGGTGA